A single Theropithecus gelada isolate Dixy chromosome 7b, Tgel_1.0, whole genome shotgun sequence DNA region contains:
- the DLK1 gene encoding protein delta homolog 1 isoform X1 yields MTATEALLRVLLLLLAFGHSTHGAECFPACNPQNGFCEDDNVCRCQPGWQGPLCDQCVTSPGCLHGLCEEPWQCICTDGWDGELCDRDVRACSSTPCANNGTCVSLDDGLYECSCAPGYSGKDCQKKDGPCVINGSPCQHGGTCVDDEGRASHASCLCPPGFSGNFCEIVANSCTPNPCENDGVCTDIGGDFRCRCPAGFIDKTCSRPVTNCASGPCQNGGTCLQHTQVSYECLCKPEFTGLTCVKKRALSPQQVTHLPSGYGLTYRLTPGVHELPVPQPEHRVLKVSMKELNKNTPLLTEGQAICFTILGVLTSLVVLGTVGIVFLNKCETWVSNLRYNRMLRKKKNLLLQYNSGEDLAVNIIFPEKIDMTTFSKEAGGEEI; encoded by the exons ATGACCGCGACCGAAGCCCTCCTGCGCGTCCTCTTGCTCCTGCTGGCTTTCGGCCACAGCACCCATG GGGCTGAATGCTTCCCGGCCTGCAACCCCCAAAATGGATTCTGCGAGGATGACAATGTTTGCAG GTGCCAGCCTGGCTGGCAGGGTCCCCTGTGTGACCAGTGCGTGACCTCTCCCGGCTGCCTTCACGGACTCTGTGAAGAACCCTGGCAGTGCATTTGCACCGACGGCTGGGATGGGGAGCTCTGCGATAGAG ATGTTCGGGCCTGCTCCTCGACCCCCTGTGCTAACAATGGGACCTGCGTGAGCCTGGACGATGGCCTCTATGAATGCTCCTGTGCCCCTGGGTACTCGGGAAAGGACTGCCAGAAAAAGGATGGGCCTTGTGTGATCAATGG CTCCCCCTGCCAGCACGGAGGCACCTGCGTGGATGATGAGGGCCGGGCCTCCCATGCCTCCTGCCTGTGCCCCCCTGGCTTCTCAGGCAATTTCTGCGAGATCGTGGCCAACAGCTGCACCCCCAACCCATGCGAGAACGATGGCGTCTGCACCGACATCGGGGGCGACTTCCGCTGCCGGTGCCCGGCCGGCTTCATCGACAAGACCTGCAGCCGCCCGGTGACCAACTGCGCCAGCGGCCCGTGCCAGAACGGGGGCACCTGCCTGCAGCACACCCAGGTGAGCTACGAGTGTCTGTGCAAGCCCGAGTTCACAGGTCTCACCTGTGTCAAGAAGCGCGCGCTGAGCCCCCAGCAGGTCACCCATCTGCCCAGCGGCTACGGGCTGACCTACCGCCTGACCCCTGGGGTGCACGAGCTGCCGGTACCGCAGCCCGAGCACCGCGTCCTGAAGGTGTCCATGAAAGAGCTCAACAAGAATACCCCTCTCCTCACCGAGGGCCAGGCCATCTGCTTCACCATCCTGGGCGTGCTCACCAGCCTGGTGGTGCTGGGCACCGTGGGCATCGTCTTCCTCAACAAGTGCGAGACCTGGGTGTCCAACCTGCGCTACAACCGCATGCTGCGGAAGAAGAAGAACCTGCTGCTTCAGTACAACAGCGGGGAAGACCTGGCTGTTAACATCATCTTCCCCGAGAAGATCGACATGACCACCTTCAGCAAGGAGGCCGGCGGCGAGGAGATCTAA
- the DLK1 gene encoding protein delta homolog 1 isoform X2 yields the protein MTATEALLRVLLLLLAFGHSTHGAECFPACNPQNGFCEDDNVCRCQPGWQGPLCDQCVTSPGCLHGLCEEPWQCICTDGWDGELCDRDVRACSSTPCANNGTCVSLDDGLYECSCAPGYSGKDCQKKDGPCVINGSPCQHGGTCVDDEGRASHASCLCPPGFSGNFCEIVANSCTPNPCENDGVCTDIGGDFRCRCPAGFIDKTCSRPVTNCASGPCQNGGTCLQHTQGQAICFTILGVLTSLVVLGTVGIVFLNKCETWVSNLRYNRMLRKKKNLLLQYNSGEDLAVNIIFPEKIDMTTFSKEAGGEEI from the exons ATGACCGCGACCGAAGCCCTCCTGCGCGTCCTCTTGCTCCTGCTGGCTTTCGGCCACAGCACCCATG GGGCTGAATGCTTCCCGGCCTGCAACCCCCAAAATGGATTCTGCGAGGATGACAATGTTTGCAG GTGCCAGCCTGGCTGGCAGGGTCCCCTGTGTGACCAGTGCGTGACCTCTCCCGGCTGCCTTCACGGACTCTGTGAAGAACCCTGGCAGTGCATTTGCACCGACGGCTGGGATGGGGAGCTCTGCGATAGAG ATGTTCGGGCCTGCTCCTCGACCCCCTGTGCTAACAATGGGACCTGCGTGAGCCTGGACGATGGCCTCTATGAATGCTCCTGTGCCCCTGGGTACTCGGGAAAGGACTGCCAGAAAAAGGATGGGCCTTGTGTGATCAATGG CTCCCCCTGCCAGCACGGAGGCACCTGCGTGGATGATGAGGGCCGGGCCTCCCATGCCTCCTGCCTGTGCCCCCCTGGCTTCTCAGGCAATTTCTGCGAGATCGTGGCCAACAGCTGCACCCCCAACCCATGCGAGAACGATGGCGTCTGCACCGACATCGGGGGCGACTTCCGCTGCCGGTGCCCGGCCGGCTTCATCGACAAGACCTGCAGCCGCCCGGTGACCAACTGCGCCAGCGGCCCGTGCCAGAACGGGGGCACCTGCCTGCAGCACACCCAG GGCCAGGCCATCTGCTTCACCATCCTGGGCGTGCTCACCAGCCTGGTGGTGCTGGGCACCGTGGGCATCGTCTTCCTCAACAAGTGCGAGACCTGGGTGTCCAACCTGCGCTACAACCGCATGCTGCGGAAGAAGAAGAACCTGCTGCTTCAGTACAACAGCGGGGAAGACCTGGCTGTTAACATCATCTTCCCCGAGAAGATCGACATGACCACCTTCAGCAAGGAGGCCGGCGGCGAGGAGATCTAA